One Balaenoptera musculus isolate JJ_BM4_2016_0621 chromosome 13, mBalMus1.pri.v3, whole genome shotgun sequence genomic window, TGGCTCCCTTTCTGGATGTTAGGGCCCCGCGGCGTTTCTGAACATCTGGGTGGAACGCGGAGGCCCCCGGTGGATGCCGGAGGGTGTCCACGTTGCGGCGGGGGCTCAGCCCGAAGTGTGGGCGCTCAGAGCCGCAGCGGGAGCCCTGCCTCTGGTGTTGACCACCTTCCTCTCCCCCGCACCGGCTTTGGCCAGTCACTAGACCCTGGACTTTGACCTGTCTCTCTCCACCAGGCCCGGGCAGCTGATGGTTTTGGCGAAGTACCTTAAGGTAGCTGGGtccaccccctcttccccacctACCTCTTGTCCTCcccccacaccaccaccaccctggctCCCCTCCCTCATGACCGCCTGGATCCTCCTTCCTGTCAGCCTGTCAGCATTCTCCATCACTGGCCTATGGACTGTGTGAGTAAAGAGGGGGATGGGGGTAGGCAACTAGGGGACAAAGTGGACCCAGGCTGAGGAGGGACAGGACCCAACAGGAGCCTGATGGCACACACAAAGTCCCTTGTCCTGTTGCAGGCTCCAGGGTGGTACCCAGGGTCACTCTGGCTGTCTGCAAAGCCTGGCCTGGTGCCTGGGCACACAGCCCCTTGGGACAAGCTGGCACCACTGCTGTCCAGCAGGGTGGCCCTGACAGACACACTTCTAGCCAGGGCAACTTCCAGAGGTCCTCTAGCTTGGGACTAGGCTGTGGGTTCTAGAGTAGTGTCAAGCTGCAGGGCCACCCCAACTTGAGTCCCGGGAAAGGACAATGAGGCTGAATGGGGGCAGAATCAAAGGAAAAGAGTCAGTGGGAGAAAGCTGGGTGCACCATGGGGCGGGGTGACCGTTGTGCTCCCGCAGGTATGCCATGGCCGTGATGAACCACCACGTGTGCCCCGTGGAGAACTGGTATGGCGCACTCTGCAGACAGCCTCACTCTAAAGCTCCCTTCATCTCTGTTCCCTCTGGGGCCGGGGCTGCCTCGAGCCAGATGGAGACACTGGGCCTCACTGCTCTTCTCTGACATTGGCAgcgcctgcccctccccaggcatGGCTTCGTGCCCACCTACCTGCTTCCCACAGTCATTCGCCCCTTTGGCTTCTGTCCTAGGGGGGCCCTGGGAAGTGGGCTCTTCTGCCCCTGCCAAGGGAGGTCTGGGAGGGTGGTCTCCGAGAGGCCTGAGGCTACAGGCCAAGGGCCTGGGGGAACCCCTTTCCCCCAGGCTactctctgtcctgcctgccaggTCCTACAACGAATCCTGCTCTCCTGACCCCACTGAGCAAGGGGGCCCCAAGACCTGCTGCACCCTGGACGATGTCCCCCTCATCAGGTAAGGCCTAGAAACCGCGCAGGTCACAGAGACCCAAGGCCCTGCTAGACTCCCAActaagccccccccccccagcaaagGCCTGTCCTTGGGTCTCAGGAATAATAATTCCACTAAGAGCACTTAATTACAATATTACTTACCAATTACTATGTACCGGACCCTGTGCTGAATGCTTTACATGCGTAGCGGCATTTAATTCTTCTAGCACTAAGGCAGCTGTTGTTTTCACcattttataggcaaggaaaGTGAGACAGAGCTATGTCATCCATCCAGGTCtctcagctagtaagtggaggCACCTGGATTTAAGTTCAAGCTCTCTGTTTGCCCAGCCCAAGTTCTGGCTTAAGGGAAGCCAGACCCCCTGCAGGCCTTGACAGTCTCAGGGCGTCCAAGAGCCTCGGGGTCTGCTGAGCAATCCTGGGCACCGCCTACCCCAGCACGCACACCAGCTCTGCCCTGGGGGGAGGTGCGGCCAGCCTAGGGCCAAATGTTTGTGAGGGGCACGGGCCCTTCTCATCATTCGGGCTTGCCTGCTAAGGAACAGGCACAGATAAGGCAAGGGAGAGCGGGCGGGCCAGAATGGGGCCTTCCGGTGCTCCTGCCCCCCCTCACTCTGTCCTCGCCCCCTCCTCTCAGCAAGTGCGGCACATACCCCCCAGAGAGCTGCCTCTTCAGCCTCATTGGCAACGTGGGTGCTTTCATGGGTGAGTTGTGCCCTCGGCCCGACCACCGCCCCGCTCAGTCCCGCCTGCCCTCACGCCCGCTCCCCACAGAGGCCCAGGAAGCCCTGGCCTCGAGCCGCCTACTTCCCTTCCGTTCCTTGAAGGCCCAAGGCTGACTCATACACAGCCACGCTGGTAGGGCACACCACCCGCCTGTCCGTTCCCTTCCTGCCCTCAGAGTATCTGGGGGAAGCTGGTGGGCtcgctgggctgggctgggccagggccaGAGCCGGCGCCACCTGTGCTCTCCTCCCCCAGTGGCCCTGATCTGCCTCCTGCGCTACGGGCAGCTCCTGGAGCAGAGCCGTCATTCCTGGGTCAACACCACAACGCTCATCACAGGCTGCACCAACGCTGCGGGCCTGGTGGTGGTGGGCAACTTCCAGGTGCGCCCGCCTGCCCACCTCTTGAACTTCCCCGAAGGGGGCCAGGCTTTCGGCAGGGGCCCTCAGTTTCCCGAGGGTGGACCCAGGCTGCGGGGTCTGCCCCTCAAGGTTGGGGGTGGGAAGAACAGGGCCCGGGAGGGGAAAAGCccgggagggagggacggaggggggtggaggggggctgcTTCACGGGTCAGCCCCTCTCTCCGGGCCCAGGTGGATCACGCTAAGTCTCTGCACTACGTCGGAACCGGCGTGGCCTTCACTGCCGGGCTGCTCTTTGTCTGCCTGCACTGTGCCCTCTCCTACCACGGGGCCGCTGCCCCCCAGGACCTGGCTGTGGCCTACCTGCGGATCGTGCTGGCAGCCATCGCCTTTGTCTCTCTGATCCTCAGTATCCTTCCAGGACAGGGCGGCCAGGAGCTCCTCCTGTACCCCAGGCCCTATCCCACCCAAGACGGGGATCCGCCCCCACCCAGGGTGGTCTTCTGCCCCCCTCTCCCCGAGAGGTGAGGCCTGGTCCTCTGCCCCAGCCTAGCCGCATATCCGGGAAGGCAGAAAGGGTGTCGCGAGGCTCCCGCCCATCCTACTGAACGTTTCCTTAGCCCCATCCCAGGCGGGGTCTTCTTCATCCACGAGAGCTCTCAGCTGCAGCACGGGGCAGCCCTGTGCGAGTGGGTGTTTGTCATCGACATCCTCGTCTTCTACGGCACCTTCAGCTATGAGTTCGGGGCAGTCTCCTCGGAGACGCTGGTGGCCGCACTGCAGCCTGCCCCCGGCCGGGCCTGCAAGTCGTCTGGAAGCAGCAGCACCTCCACACACCTCAACTGTGCCCCTGAGAGCGTCGCCATGatctgaggcctggggagggtggCTGGCCCGGCCTCCGCAGCTCCCCACCCCGTATCTCCTTTGCGTTTATTTTGTACCAAAAAACGATTTTGAGAAAGTATTCTGTTGGGACAGAGGCTTCCTCGCTCCTGGGGGAGTGGCCATCCCACACCCACCTGTGCCATACAGGAGCGGGCCCTGGCAGCTGCCCAAGCTGCGCACAGCCTGCTCCCCACACCACagtgttatttttatgttttaaaggtCACGTATCCTCATTCACCCAGCCAGCCCTTCAGGTGCCTTCTACTCCCCCGGTGCCAAGGCCAGACCACTGGGGTTTCCTGCTGCAGGAATTGGGGGCTGGGAACAGCAAGAGGGACAGCAgtctgggggcgggggtgagCACTCCTTAGTCTGTGGGAAGGCCTACTTCTGGGCCCACTGAGCTGCACTGGGATTCTTCACTCTGTCCCTTTCTTTAGGGCAAATAACACAGCAGAACCACGTGGGtattttagtacttttttttatatatatatctattaaaagAATTCTAATTTGCATGTTTGTAGTCTGTTATGGAGAGTCGGAGAGGGCCTGATCCTGGCTTTCCCTAAGCAAAGGATGGGAGAAAGCCTCTGCCCCCAGGGAGGGTCCTGAGCTCCCGCTGCTCTTTGAGAGCAGGACTGCCAAAAACAAAGGATGCCAAGCGCTATCCAAATACCCGGCAAGGGCTTGAAGGCCCTTTCTGGGCCTTTGAACAGTCTAAAGAGCCGACTCGATCATTTCACACTTCCTGTCCTGCTCAGAGTCTGGTTTGAAGTTTGATTCCACACTCAGGGATATGAGGAAGGGAGGATACAGAGAATAACTTGAAAATGTTTGTTAGAAGCAATCTTTGCAGTGAAGCAAAAGAAAGCCCCTGGGATTCTAAGGTTGACTAAAGattgcagggggagggagagagatgggctagtttttctttaccatttttaagtaaCTACTGGGTGCCAGACCCTGACGCATTTTGCTTTCCAACCACAGACACAGAGGCCCAAGCCCTGGCTGGTCCGGTTGGTGGCCAGGTTCTTGACCTGGCCCCTACTGCCCTGAGGCCGGCAGGCTTTGGCAGAGAGGGATACACAGCCTGGTACCTTCTACGGTTCAGGACCACCTTCCCCCATAGCAGCAGAGACCCACTAGAGGGTACAGAGTCCCTGCCCAGGCCTGTGAGCAATGGAGCGGCAAGATGGGTAAAGAAACTTTTAATGAGAATCCGAGGCAGAAGAGGAAGGTGTTGCGGAGGAGGGCTGGCGTGCGGTCCCAGCCACCTCATGTGTACATGGCTCCATGGAGGTTCTCGAGTCGGTGCTTCTGCTGCTGCTTGCGAGCCTGAAGAAAAGAGGGCACGCTGGGCAGGGGCCGTACCCCGAGGCCTGTGGGTGAAGGGACAGAGCAGCCACCGTGGGGCTGGCTCACTGTCTTCAGGCCCTGGGCACCTGCGATGCCAAGCCTCTTGCCCCTCGCTAAAATCACTGGGAAGGCCGCCAGACTCAGGGACCATGAGGCCTACTCAGGCCTGCTGAGGTGGGGAACGAGAGCGTCAAGGACGGACTCAGGGAGCCCCGTTACCACCCACTCCACTTACCCAGCCCCCTACCTTATCTCGTCTATACTCCTCATAAGTGTCATCATCAGTGGGCAGCTCGTGGCGGCACAGGGGGCAGGAATTTGTCTGGGAAAAGCAGTGCAGTGTACGAGCCCAGGTCTGGTCTTGATAAGCTAAAAACCGTCTCCAGCTCCCAaatcccacccctacccctctcCCGTCTCTGATCCCCCCAGTAGTCCATAAACAAAGCGGCTTGAGAActgggcccagggcagggtgAGGGCTGGGAAAAAGGAAGCAGTACCTTGCTCAGCCAGGGCAGAATGCAGTTGGAGTGGAAGAGGTGATGGCAAGGCATCTCAATGGCAGTCTCCTCCTCCTCAAATTCCAAAAGACACACGGGGCACTTGAGCTCTTGAGGAGGGAGTGCTAATCAGGAGAGCTGCTATCGGCCCTACCTCCCAGCTCCCACTCCTGAAGGACACTTCTTGCCCCAACATGGCCTGGAAAACTGAAGGGCCAGACCATAGTCTGGCTTCCAGAGGGGGTGGGTCTGGCAGACCTGACCCAAATCGTGGAAAGAATTAGTGTTCTCACCAGCCTGAGAGCCCCTGATGACTGTCCTGGGGAGGTTCTCAACTGCAGTCTTGGCAGCAGGTGGAGGCAGGTGGTGATCCCAATCTACTACCAACCCCAAGTCTTCGAAGTCCATCCTATTGAAAAGGGACCTGGGAAGAAGAATCCAAGGTTAGAACCAAAGAAAAATCATactttcggggcttccctggtggtccagtggttaagaatccacctgcctatgcaggggacacgggtttgatccctggtccaggaagatcccacatgctgaaggggaactaagcctgtgcaccacaactactgagcccgcgctctagagtccacgagctgcaactactgagcctgtgctccacaactactgaagcccatgcgctctagagcccgcgtgccacaaccactaagcctgcgtgctgcaactactgaagccctcgcacctagagcccatgctccgcaacaagagaagccattgcaatgagaagcccacacaccgcaacgaagagtagcccccgctcgctgcaactagagaaagcccgtgtgaagcaacgaagacccagcacagccaaaacacaaagaacaaaaaaacccatatttTCTCATTGCCCCCACAGTCCACTAAGCATTAACAGATAAATACTCTGCCCAGCTACTAGGACTAATAGCTACCCCTCAGTAGTGCTCACTACATAAAAAGCACAGTGGGAAATGGCTTACAGCTCCCATCAGACAACCCCAAGCACGCAGGctgtttattcccattttacacatgaggcaACAGCTCAGAGAAGTTACCCAGGCCACGCAGGAATGACCTGGTAAAACCAGATTCCAAGTGGCAGTGTGGCTTCCATGCTTGGAGTTCCTACCCCGCCCCCATGACCCGCCTACTCCAGTACCTCCTAGAGCCCACTGCCCTCCGGCCCCGACTCCCCCGACTCTCCAGCTCGTCTTTTCCAGAACCCCCTTGCCCGGGCCCCTCCAAGGACGATCCAAATTATCGACTTCCCCCGAATCTCACTGTGGAACTAACTCTCCTGATTATCCGTCCTCCTCTGAATCTAATGCCCCAGATAATCCGCCTTCTCCAGCCAGCTTCAGCCCAGAAACCTGCTGCGTGAGCCCTACCTCCCAGCCCCGCGCACCCACCTTGCGAGCTCCAGCAGCATGTTGGTTCGGGCATCCTGCTCGGGGTGCAACGGCTCGCAGTCGTGTTCATCGAAATAAGACGCCATGGCAGCGGGCCTGACACAGCCCTCAGACCCCGCTGGACCTCAGCCTAGCGGTGCAGGCCAATAAACTGGCGAGTTGAGGGAGGGTGACCAATCATAGCATCCGAAAGGCGGGCACAGTGGCTCTTTCGCCTCAGGGAAAGCGGAAGTATTGATTTTATCACCTTTCATTGGCTCGATTAAGTCAGGTGACCAAAGGCTGACGCCAATGGCAGGGGCCGGGGCTGGTCAGAAAACTTTCGATTTGCAGTCCCGGCCTAGGGTAGGTTCATGGGAGTGACGTGTGGATCGCGTCCCTAGAGCCCTGAAAAACCAAGGGTCTGGGCTGTAGGGCTCCTCCATCCGCTCTGTGGCTCAGAGAGTCTCGGCGGGACAGATGTCAGAGGTGTctctgagagagagagggaggcccTGGCCCAGGGATCATGGTTCTGCGAGCCTAGGGAGGCCTGGTGTCAGGGTGCTTCCCGCTGCTCTGTCGTGGCCTCGCCGGGCACTTCTGCACGTTAGTTTGTTCAGGACTTGGCGCTTCACTCCTCCACTACTCccgcaaaacaaacaaaaatttcctgCTCATTTCTTCTGTGTTAGGCACAATAATAAAGGCTGGGGCAGCCTCCCCAACCGAGAGGAAGACGATCCCTGCAGGGGAATCTGGGGCCTTACCAGCTCATGGAACTATGTGTGTGACCTTTAGCCCATTGCTCAACTTCTCCCCTAGCTTCTGTAAAACCAGTGGCTTGAATTAAATAAGTGGTTTGCATCCCCGGCTACCCATGAATCTcctggagagagaagaagaggaggggttgcagctttagggaaaaaaacaaaaaaaccgtgTCTGATACTTAGCctcaaagattctgatttaactgaTCTAGGCCTGGGAGTGGTACTTTTTTAATAAGTTCTACCGGTGATTCTGATGTGAGGCAAGGTTGAGAACGACTGCACTAAATGATTTGGATGATAGCTAGCATTTAGTTGGCATCTAGAACCATTACATTGAGAGATATTGTACATAGGGTATAAATACTCTTCACAATCATCCTGGGAACTAGTATCATTATCCCCTGTTACATATGTAAAACCCAAGTCCACATTCACAGGGCCTCTTAGTGGTGTTGCACACCTAAGTGCAGCACCGGGTGCTTGCCTCCATCTTCCCCAGGAAAGGCAGATGGCGGTGAGCCTAGCAAAAGTAACACGCTCTGTGCGGGTACAGCTCCACACAACTCGAtggtttgttcttgtttctccaTCAGTAGCCCTCACTCCACCTAACAAGGAACTGTTTCTGTTGCACACTTGACCCTGAATTCCCCTTCCCACCCACTTTGACATGCAGTTAAGGAGTTCAGGCAGCGGCTGCCCTGTTTCCCAGGTCTTGGTAGGgcctttccttcttccccagcCTTCACCCAACCATCTTACTTGGTGCCCTGAAGGCACTGCCTCCCTGGCCCTTTGAAAAGCCCCAATTCTTTCCCACAGGGCAAACTTTGTGACTCTGCATTACAGCACCATAGAAGGAAGCCCTTTCCCTTTCCTGCCACCTACCCCACCTGTGATCTGGCGTAAAGCTTGAGGGAGAAATTGGAGCAGAGGTGCTCAAGGGGAGAAGTCTCTCTGAAGGTGAGAACCTTGTGATATAAAGATCTTGGAAGTGCTTTCCTCTTTGTCATCCTATCTGGAGTCCCATGGGTCCTCTGAACATCCCAAGACTCAGAAAAATAACAGATTTCATTCTCAGGGAAACAGACTTGGAGGGCACTGGTTGAAGGGTCTGGTTTGGGGGCTGTTGTGTCTTTACACCTGCACCCCAGAAGGATCTGTCTGTAGGGTTGGATCAAgttgagaagggagaagggccaCCTCCCAAGGCTGGAGTCCTTTgggacttttttctgttttctgaagaccttcaaacacacacatacacacatacaccagTTTTTAACCAAACAGCAGCTTTTAACCCAACAGCAGCTTTTACTAAGCTCCAGGTGGGGCTGCCCTGGCATGGCCAGCGCAGCAGGTTGCCCTCAAGGGCCAGTCTCTGGTGTGATAGGAAGTAACAAAGGTGCACAAATTGGTGCTGCCCTTCCACGCTCACTGGGGTGGCTCAGAAGGGAGCAAACTCCAGGGTTCTCTGAAGACCAGAACCGACCAGTGTGGCTATTCGGCCTCTTTTCCAGGCCCAGCTGTGTCATTCcccaggccctgaggcagcaCCTGCATCCTGGGCCTGTGGGGCACTGCTGCCCTTGCTGCTTTGTGGGAGAAACATGGCCAGCAACACAATCAGGAGGATGAGCAGACCACCGCCTACTACCAGCCCCAAGTAGATCCGGCAACGGACATTCTCCCAGCGCTTCTTCTGGGCCAGAGTCTTGGTTGTCTTGCTGAAGGCGGAGCTCTGTGGACACCCCCAGACACAGGGTAGGAGTTAGTGGTTTCCCCAGAGCCCTGGACCAGCTCCTTCCAACCCAGCCCCGGCGAGGCCTAGTCTCCTCCCGCAGCCTCCCCATCCTGTCAGCTCCCTTTCTCTACGCAGCCTGCCC contains:
- the RNF181 gene encoding E3 ubiquitin-protein ligase RNF181 isoform X2, with protein sequence MASYFDEHDCEPLHPEQDARTNMLLELARSLFNRMDFEDLGLVVDWDHHLPPPAAKTAVENLPRTVIRGSQAELKCPVCLLEFEEEETAIEMPCHHLFHSNCILPWLSKARKQQQKHRLENLHGAMYT
- the TMEM150A gene encoding transmembrane protein 150A isoform X2; this translates as MVLAKYLKVAGSTPSSPPTSCPPPTPPPPWLPSLMTAWILLPVSLSAFSITGLWTVSYNESCSPDPTEQGGPKTCCTLDDVPLISKCGTYPPESCLFSLIGNVGAFMVALICLLRYGQLLEQSRHSWVNTTTLITGCTNAAGLVVVGNFQVDHAKSLHYVGTGVAFTAGLLFVCLHCALSYHGAAAPQDLAVAYLRIVLAAIAFVSLILSGVFFIHESSQLQHGAALCEWVFVIDILVFYGTFSYEFGAVSSETLVAALQPAPGRACKSSGSSSTSTHLNCAPESVAMI
- the VAMP5 gene encoding vesicle-associated membrane protein 5 isoform X1; the protein is MAGKELERCQRQADEVTEIMLNNFDKVLERDGKLAELEQRSDQLLDMSSAFSKTTKTLAQKKRWENVRCRIYLGLVVGGGLLILLIVLLAMFLPQSSKGSSAPQAQDAGAASGPGE
- the VAMP5 gene encoding vesicle-associated membrane protein 5 isoform X2, with protein sequence MLNNFDKVLERDGKLAELEQRSDQLLDMSSAFSKTTKTLAQKKRWENVRCRIYLGLVVGGGLLILLIVLLAMFLPQSSKGSSAPQAQDAGAASGPGE
- the RNF181 gene encoding E3 ubiquitin-protein ligase RNF181 isoform X1, whose product is MASYFDEHDCEPLHPEQDARTNMLLELARSLFNRMDFEDLGLVVDWDHHLPPPAAKTAVENLPRTVIRGSQAELKCPVCLLEFEEEETAIEMPCHHLFHSNCILPWLSKTNSCPLCRHELPTDDDTYEEYRRDKARKQQQKHRLENLHGAMYT
- the TMEM150A gene encoding transmembrane protein 150A isoform X1 — encoded protein: MVLAKYLKVAGSTPSSPPTSCPPPTPPPPWLPSLMTAWILLPVSLSAFSITGLWTVYAMAVMNHHVCPVENWSYNESCSPDPTEQGGPKTCCTLDDVPLISKCGTYPPESCLFSLIGNVGAFMVALICLLRYGQLLEQSRHSWVNTTTLITGCTNAAGLVVVGNFQVDHAKSLHYVGTGVAFTAGLLFVCLHCALSYHGAAAPQDLAVAYLRIVLAAIAFVSLILSGVFFIHESSQLQHGAALCEWVFVIDILVFYGTFSYEFGAVSSETLVAALQPAPGRACKSSGSSSTSTHLNCAPESVAMI